The window TACATTGGAGTTATTCAGTTCGTAGTTCCTATACCGTTGTAGTGACAAATATAAGCGGTGACGAGAACTGGAGCCGCTGTGAAGAGCCTCCAGACGGACGGCCAGTCATGGACATCAGGGAACAGCTGAGGCATCGGAATCTGTCCTCTCGCCAGCTTGAAGATGGCGATCCCGGCGGTGATCACGACGAACACAACGGCCAGAGCGACCGACACAGCAGACGTGAATCTCAGCGAGTCTGAAATGATGATCAACACAATGTTGAGGAAAAACAAAGAGATGCTCATCATGAGGATTGCGATGGACGTGAGAATCGCATGCTTGCTTGCCGACGCGCTTGAAAGATGCCAGAGGGGCGAACACGCCGAAGGTGGTGATGGTGAGGATTGCGAAGCGCCCGTTCCACCGGTTTGGGCCGAACCATCCTTCTATCACGCCATGGTGGTGCACGCCGTGGGAGGAGGTTCCAGAGAGCACGTCACCTTTGTGTCGAGAGGAAGGAATTGTTAATCGATTCAGGAATAAAAAGGAGATCTTAATGCAAGCAAGCACGCAAGCAATCAAGAGGAGATCGAAGCAGCAATGCTTCAAAGACGATCGACGGCTTACCGATGATGATCATGTAGACGACCATGACGCCGACGTTGTTGACGACGACGCAGAACTGCAGGAAGCCCCTGCCGAACGCCCCGAAGGCGTCGCCCATGGCCCTGCCGTAGGACTTGGCGCCCGCGGCGCGGCTGTAGCGCACGAGGAGCTCGATGGAGGCGTCCGTGAGCATCGCGGCGAGCACGATGAGGACGAGGCCCGGGGCGAGGCCGAGCACCTTCATGGTGACCGGGAGCGCCATGATGCCCGCGCCGACGATGGTGGTGGACAGGTTGAACACCGCGCCGGCGAAGGACGCGCCGTGGaagtcgtcgccgccgtcgtccccgaCCCCGTCGCCCCCGCGCTGCTGgttcttggggaggagcgactCGGTGCTCTCGGTCTCCGCGGCGTGGTCGCCGCCGCTCGAGATCGGCATCACCATCCTCGCGGAGTCGCTCGCGACGGTGGCGCCGAAGCTCGGCTCGTTCCTGGGGAGGTGAGGCTTGCGCGGACGGAATTCCAGCTTCTAAATTCTTCTGATCCCTCTTTGCGCAAAAAAAAATGCGTGTGGATTGGAGTTCCTCCGGTTTGATGGAGCGCAGGGAGGAAGAATGTGGGGAGTGGAGTGTGGAGAAGCTTTGGTCGGAGGAGACGAGGCGTCTTATAATTAGAGTGACTCCTCATTTAGAAATCTTGGAGAGCCATGGCCATGCATCCGAGCTAGCCCTTTCCGGGGCCAAGATGGAAGAAGCTCAGTGGTGGGCTGATGGGCTATAATTGTGCCTCTAACTGTGTGGGCTCTGATGGGCTAGAAGTGGCTATATCCTAGCTCTCGTAATGGGCTGCATTAGACAGATGGACCGACCCAAATGTTTGGACTGGACGGGCCTGAATCCTGATCATGGACCACTTCCCACGATCCATCTGGAAAGAGTGTATACATGATAATTGCAGACATTGTGGGGTCTCCGTATAAAAAATCTCATCCAACGCTTCTTGCCTAGCTCAATCTGATCCGTTCAGCGTGGATCTCACGGCTCACGGTTGCCCAGGGATGGATCGAGCAATCCGtccccattcttcctggtcagGCAAGAAGGAAGCAGGATGAactccccgccgccaccgccaccgccgccgccggcgatgtcCGGTTGCGCCTCCCTTGCCACACGCCGGTACCTCTCGTTGGCCTCCCTCTCCAGTCTCCATGCGCACTAgcagtccattcttgcatactcGGCACATCGCAGTGCGTCACtgcgtcctcgccgtcgccagACCCGCACACGGGGATGGGGCACAGCAGCGGAGGCTATCGATGGGCATCGTCACTACGCCACGCATTTTTTGGTGCCAGGTAGTTGTCTCATTCAGATGCACGTCATTGGTTCTTTTGGTTGGGGAAAACAAACATTGACCCATGGTTTAGCCTATGACTGCCACAATTTGGACTGGTCTAGTCTAAGATGCGTACAAACGGTCAGTGCTGCACTGATATGCCAAACTTGAAGCATCAGCCATTTTGTCATACCATACTCGTCCTGAATATGGTTGTTCAACAATCAACATACAAAGGTGGCTTAGTTCCCTTGTCTTAttctattttttatgctcatatGTCTTGCTCAATTTTCTGTGCTCTTGTTAACAGTCTTGATTGTGCTACCAATCCTAACCACTCTTTGGGAGTATAATAAAACACTGATAGTCAATAGTCAGCATGGTTTGTCCTTTAGTTTCACAAACCAAAATACGCACGGAATTAGTTTGTGTGGTTGGGACTGTGAGCTTCAAGGTCTCAGAACTAGGAAGTTTTAAAGAATTGCTCTGGGTAGTAAAGGTttctgaagtctgaaccatacAATCATTCTACTAAAATCGGAGTAGACGAACAAACTTAAAGGTTGCAAATTTCTGGTGAGATATCTGTGCATATGGTTCCTGTTTTTGAAACATGCTTAAGTTTCAGTCTCCTTTAAGTTCAAAGTAATTTGATCTCTCCAGTAGCTTCGATGATGACCTAAGAAGTGATATAATATCTCCTCCAATCCTTTTTTTTATCTATTGAGCCATACAGCTTTCGGCAACCTCCTTGACACAAGTATCATTGTGTTTTTAGGGTAGCTTACCAATCTATCCATCACCTAACTTTGTTCCTATTATTCATTTGTATGTTTTATAGGCTGAAGTTCCTAAAGGTTTATTAAACTAAGGTTGCTGGAAGGATGCCAATCTATCATCAAGACTGAGACTTGTTATGTTTCTCCCGTTGATGTGGGTAGAAGTCCGATGGAACCAGAAGTCAACACATTAGGCCTGTTTGGTGATAAATAGTTGCGATGTTTGAAGGGAGTTTACCAATACCCAAATAGAAGAGACTATATATTGAACTCACCTTGCTGGGTCTGCTCTATTTGCATTCATCTATCTAATAATACACATAAGCACTGCAGTGAACCAAGGCCAGGTTCTTTGCTGGAGCTGAAGGCAAAATACTCCATCTATAACTATTCTTCACATGGTTCTATTGTTGATCTTGGAGGTTTTCGCTAGAGCCTAGAGATATACAGGTATTGTGTTATAGagattccttttctgttgtaATTATCCACActgtttcatctctagcctaccccaacttgcttgggaaaaaaggctatgttgttgttgttgttgttgttgttttatCTAGAGGCCTAGGCTTTGTAGAAGAACGTAGCAATAAGTGCATCCGAGGAAAAGGTGTTAACCTGTGttcaagaagagaacaaagactTTCTATTTGTGCCTCAGCCTAGTAGTTATTTGATTGTCATGGTTCTTAGTTTAATAACGTTTTGCAAGTAAGCACAACATGGTAATGCTGTCAACTGCATAGGTTTGTACAGCTGTTTAAAAGCTTGTCTTATATTTCATGCCGTTATGATAATTTGTTTTTCAGCCCTCTCATGATGAATTTGACTGGTAATGCCTGTTTGAAAAATCATTTacatttctttctctttcaaatTTTGCTGCTTTTTTTGTACATGCAGTCATGTTATCAGTAGCTACCATCAATGTCAGCCAAGAGAACTCCATGGAATCAGTTAGGGCAACAATGGAGCGTCAAACAGCTCGCAGGACCCAGACTGATGGGACACAGATGATAGAATCTCTTTATGCCAATGTCAATCTTGCTAAAGATCTTTCTGCAAGGTGCAAAGGAAGATCATTGCAACTTAAGGATGATGAGATACAAAACATAGCCCAAGACCTGGACAATGTCTTGCAGAACATATATGATGAGCTTTGCAGGACACCGGCATCAGCATTTGGCAGTAATGCTTACATGGATGTGCTTATCAAATCTCAATCAATGAGGGGTTACTCTGAGGCTGATATAGCCATGAATGTAATGGGCAACAGGCCTAGGAGGTCTATTCGTGATAATGATACTCCGAAGCTGGTGGACTTTCTACAGGGAATGTACCATGAATCACATGAATATGGTGGCCAGATGTTCAATACTCTCCCGGAGGTTGCAGAATACATCGAGCCTCTGTATGATGCATTCTTCTGTCCACTGACGAATGAGATAATGACTGATCCTGTGACAATTGAGAGTGGTGTGACATGTGACAGGAGAGCCATAGAGGAGTATATTGAGAGGTTTTCAGACAGTTCTGAACCTATCTATTGCCCTGTCACAAAAATGCCAATGCAAAGTAAGACAGTGATGAGCAATGCTTCCCTGAAGAgtgtaattgaagaatggaCAATGAGGAATGAGGCAATGCGTGTGAGGATTGCTCGCACTGCCCTCTCCCTGTCAACTGCAGACCAATTGGTGCTTGAAGCCATGCATGAGCTGAAGTTGCTGGCCAAGTTGAAGGGGAAGAACAGGGAGCTGATGCATAAGATCGGGGTCACCAAGTTCTTAGCACGGTTGTTGGACAACCACAATGCACAGATTCAATGTGATGCACTGGAGCTTCTGTGTTTGTTAGCTGAAGATGAAGAAGGAAAGGTAAGTAGTAAACTTTATTACCTAAAGGAGTTCATCTGCAATGTAGAATAGTTTATACTGAACTGTTCAACATCTTAGCCTTGTTCTTCAAATTATTCTGCATGACATACAGGATATAATTGGAAAAACTAAGGCCATTGCCAGGACAGTAAAGCTACTGTCAAGTAATACTACTGGTGAAAGGCATGCAGCCATCTCTTTCTTGCTGGAGCTTTCAAAGTCACAGTTACTGTTGGAGAATATTGGCTCAACGTCTGGAAGTATTCTGATCCTCACCACAATGAAGATCAACAATACGGATGATCCAATTGCTGCTGAGAAAGCTGGAGCTGTCCTTAAGAACCTTGAAAAGTGTCCGAAGAACATCAAGTACATGGCTGAAAGTGGATACTTAGAACCTCTTCAGAGTTATCTAGTGGAAGGTGAGATGCAGAGTATTAGGAAAGCATTTTAAAAAGTATGATAGTTGTTATCTTTGCAAGTTTGGTTATGTTAAATCCACCAAGTTTCTGAAACTACCAAgtggta is drawn from Panicum virgatum strain AP13 chromosome 1N, P.virgatum_v5, whole genome shotgun sequence and contains these coding sequences:
- the LOC120653733 gene encoding amino acid transporter AVT6A-like yields the protein MVMPISSGGDHAAETESTESLLPKNQQRGGDGVGDDGGDDFHGASFAGAVFNLSTTIVGAGIMALPVTMKVLGLAPGLVLIVLAAMLTDASIELLVRYSRAAGAKSYGRAMGDAFGAFGRGFLQFCVVVNNVGVMVVYMIIIGDVLSGTSSHGVHHHGVIEGWFGPNRWNGRFAILTITTFGVFAPLASFKRVDSLRFTSAVSVALAVVFVVITAGIAIFKLARGQIPMPQLFPDVHDWPSVWRLFTAAPVLVTAYICHYNVHPIYNELRDSLQIRPIVRTSLLLCSAVYITTSFFGFLLFGDATLDDVLANLDANLGIPYSSVFNDAVRVSYVLHLMLVFPIVFHALRLNMDGLLFPSARPLSCDNRRFAVLTAALLAVIFLAANFIPNIWDAFQFTGARATASVCVAYIFPAAITLRDHHGIARKRDKLLSVFMIVLAVVANAVAVYSDACS